The sequence below is a genomic window from Streptomyces sp. NBC_00582.
AGCTCCAGGGTGCCCTCGGCGGGGCGCAGCACGGTGGCCAGCGCCCGGATGAGGGTGGTCTTGCCCGCCCCGTTGGGACCGAGGAGGCCGTGTACGCCGGTGCCGAGCGACAGGTCGAGCCCGTCGACGGCCATCCGGTTCCTGCCGACCCTCACCTTCAGCCCGGTGGCCCGGATCTCCCAGGCGTAGGGCGTCGGTGCGATGTCGGCCGCGCTCACAGCGGGCAGCATGTGGTGTTCCTCTCCGATGGTCAACGATGGGCTCCCAGCACGGAGTACGCGCCCCTGCGGGCGATCACGACACCGATGCCGAGCGCGAGGATCAGCCCCCACACGGGCAGGCCGACGGTCCGCAGGGCGAAGGTCGTACGGCCGGAGGACAGGCTCGGGGCCACGACCACGGCGGCCCATCCGGCCACCAGCCAGGCGGCGGCGCGGGTCACCCCGACGACACCGCCGAGCGCCAGGGTGGTCGAGGTGAAGGCCAGACAGGGCAGCAGCCATTGCGCGGCCGTCACCCCGGTCACCCCCGTCGCCCAGCCGCCGATCAGCAGCGCGGGGACGACCACGGCGAGCACGGACGCGGTACGCCGCAGCACCAGATACAGTCCCGCCCTCGGCGCGGAGGCCGTCAGCTCGTACGCCGGGTCCAGGCCGCGCGACCATGACGCCGCGACGCCGAGCACGGGCAGGACCGGGGCGAACAGCAGCACCAGCGACACCCCGTCGGAACCGGAGCCGTAGCCGGTGCCCGGGACGGTGCCGGTCAGGTCGAGCAGCAACGCGAGCAGGGTCACGCACACGACCATGGCCACCCACGG
It includes:
- a CDS encoding zf-HC2 domain-containing protein, with protein sequence MSGEHASIRIIDGYARGDTELAADEVWALEAHLEACRVCRDRLSAAVTEQAPAVAALVGTVWSDLEPRLAEIAPMPRRRRWSARVARWLTPTTVPWVAMVVCVTLLALLLDLTGTVPGTGYGSGSDGVSLVLLFAPVLPVLGVAASWSRGLDPAYELTASAPRAGLYLVLRRTASVLAVVVPALLIGGWATGVTGVTAAQWLLPCLAFTSTTLALGGVVGVTRAAAWLVAGWAAVVVAPSLSSGRTTFALRTVGLPVWGLILALGIGVVIARRGAYSVLGAHR